The sequence ATCTCTGATCTTGTGCCCCATTCCGTGCTCCCGGCCCGCTTCCCGTCGCTAGATTCGACGGCATGACCGAGAGCTGGGACGCGGCCGACCGGGCCGTACTGACACTGCCCTCCGGGCGCCTGATCCGCGGTCGGGGTCTGCGCAACCCCCTGCCCGAAGGCCCCGAGCCGGAGTTCGCCGTGTATCTGCTGGGGCGTACGCCTCCGCCGGTCGGCTGGGAGTCGCGGTGGCTGCGGTGGCCGGACTTCCGGCTTCCGGCCGACCCGCGGGAGGCCCGGGAGCTGCTGGAGGAGGTGTGGCGGCGGGCCCCCGGCGAGCGGGTGGAGGTCGCCTGCGGGGGCGGGATCGGGCGGACCGGGACGGCGCTGGCCTGCCTGGCCGTGCTGGACGGGGTGCCGGCCGGGGAAGCGGTGGCGTTCGTCCGCCGGGGGTACCACCCTCGGGCGGTGGAGACCCCGTGGCAGCGGCGCTACGTACGCAGGTTCGGCCGGGCCGGATAGCCCCGGGCGGGACCCCGCCGTCAGGGCGTGGCGAAGGTGGCGGGGACAGGCAGGGTGTCCCAGCGTCCGGCCGGCCAGGCGACGACGACGGCGCGGCCGACGACCTCGT is a genomic window of Streptomyces sp. SID8374 containing:
- a CDS encoding protein-tyrosine phosphatase family protein, with the translated sequence MTESWDAADRAVLTLPSGRLIRGRGLRNPLPEGPEPEFAVYLLGRTPPPVGWESRWLRWPDFRLPADPREARELLEEVWRRAPGERVEVACGGGIGRTGTALACLAVLDGVPAGEAVAFVRRGYHPRAVETPWQRRYVRRFGRAG